One part of the Brevundimonas sp. NIBR11 genome encodes these proteins:
- a CDS encoding histidine phosphatase family protein: MHRLILMRHAKTERMAESGLDRDRALTQRGHDDAALMGRILADKGLRPDLALVSPAVRTRQTWETMHDALGDVEVRVEPRLYDASTDTIRRLVEDLEDQTGCLLVMAHNPGVQLLAMEYLTESAASPSILDRMAGGFPTGAAAIFEVDVAGRCAYDGFLTPKAFGGGAEE; encoded by the coding sequence ATGCACCGCCTGATCCTGATGCGCCACGCCAAGACCGAGCGGATGGCCGAAAGCGGCCTCGACCGCGACCGCGCCCTGACCCAGCGCGGCCACGACGACGCCGCCCTGATGGGCCGGATCCTGGCCGACAAGGGCCTGCGCCCCGACCTCGCCCTGGTGTCGCCCGCCGTCCGCACCCGCCAGACCTGGGAGACGATGCACGACGCCCTTGGCGACGTGGAGGTCCGCGTCGAGCCCAGGCTCTACGACGCCTCGACCGACACCATCCGCCGCCTGGTCGAGGACCTGGAGGATCAGACCGGCTGCCTCTTGGTCATGGCCCACAATCCGGGCGTCCAGCTTCTGGCCATGGAATACCTGACTGAGAGCGCCGCCTCGCCGTCGATCCTGGACCGGATGGCCGGCGGCTTCCCGACCGGCGCGGCGGCCATCTTCGAGGTCGATGTCGCCGGACGCTGCGCCTACGACGGCTTCCTGACGCCCAAGGCCTTCGGCGGCGGCGCGGAAGAATGA
- the gloB gene encoding hydroxyacylglutathione hydrolase, translating to MPLTVHLFPARSDNYAFLARDEATGVVAAIDTPDAQVILDAIQSLGWGKLDRIINTHWHPDHTEGNARLKAETGCDIWGPEEVRKVAPLDHVVEEGDIVMIGETALHVTATPGHTLGHVVFRSPKDAIAFTGDTLFPLGCGRLFEGTPEQMWDSLSRLLAWPDETVLYGAHEYTASNARFTLSVDDRPEVKAHADAIFAARERGEPTVPTTMKIERAMNPFLTASSAEEFARRRAAKDDFAG from the coding sequence ATGCCCCTGACCGTTCACCTGTTCCCGGCGCGGAGCGACAACTACGCCTTTCTGGCGCGGGACGAGGCGACGGGCGTGGTCGCGGCCATCGATACGCCGGACGCCCAGGTCATCCTGGACGCGATCCAGTCGCTGGGCTGGGGCAAGCTGGACCGGATCATCAACACCCACTGGCACCCGGATCACACCGAGGGCAACGCGCGGCTGAAGGCCGAGACAGGCTGCGATATCTGGGGTCCGGAAGAGGTCCGCAAGGTCGCGCCGCTGGATCATGTGGTCGAGGAGGGCGACATCGTCATGATCGGCGAGACGGCCCTGCATGTGACGGCGACGCCGGGGCATACGCTGGGCCATGTCGTGTTCCGCTCGCCGAAGGACGCCATCGCCTTCACCGGCGACACCCTGTTTCCGCTAGGCTGCGGACGGCTTTTCGAAGGCACGCCGGAGCAGATGTGGGACAGCCTTAGCCGCCTCCTCGCCTGGCCCGATGAGACAGTGCTGTACGGGGCGCACGAGTATACGGCGTCGAACGCCCGCTTCACTCTCAGCGTCGACGACCGGCCCGAGGTAAAGGCTCATGCGGACGCCATCTTCGCGGCGCGCGAACGCGGCGAGCCGACCGTGCCGACGACGATGAAGATCGAACGCGCCATGAACCCCTTCCTGACGGCCAGTTCGGCGGAGGAGTTCGCCCGGCGTCGAGCGGCGAAAGATGATTTCGCCGGCTGA
- a CDS encoding DUF4908 domain-containing protein — MSSRVKQETARSPIPATMAFALVALAILLAPGLAQAQARGNAQADQTYDNPAPRGLPANGLYASEIGERFIFDGRGIRPLFRFERREETWVLRTTPAPRGDVIFRNDAGAQILRVTPDGGLTLYTTRAPNGSPATRIGPAPALELPTLGPIRLFTLMNQRGSLVSQAVGRLIVINLDGDQSEALMVDALIVTTEAVIRMARTPTFRDRVAGLRSITLVEGPRSSVTFSRNGDLRVVVDPRQGQAGRPSSSSIIRAVAPRE; from the coding sequence ATGAGTTCAAGGGTCAAGCAGGAGACGGCGCGATCGCCGATCCCGGCGACGATGGCGTTCGCCTTGGTCGCTTTGGCGATCCTGCTCGCTCCGGGCCTCGCCCAGGCCCAGGCGCGTGGCAACGCCCAGGCCGATCAGACCTACGACAACCCGGCTCCGCGCGGCCTGCCGGCCAACGGCCTCTATGCGTCCGAGATCGGCGAGCGGTTCATCTTCGACGGCCGGGGGATCCGTCCCCTGTTCAGGTTCGAGCGGCGGGAAGAGACCTGGGTCCTGCGCACGACCCCCGCCCCGCGCGGCGACGTCATTTTCCGCAATGACGCCGGCGCCCAGATTCTGCGCGTCACCCCGGATGGCGGCCTGACCCTCTATACGACGCGCGCGCCCAACGGATCGCCGGCCACCCGCATCGGTCCTGCGCCGGCGCTGGAGCTGCCGACGCTCGGCCCCATTCGCCTCTTCACCCTGATGAACCAGCGCGGCAGTCTGGTCAGCCAGGCGGTGGGCCGGCTGATCGTCATCAACCTGGACGGCGACCAGTCCGAGGCCTTGATGGTCGACGCGCTCATCGTGACGACCGAGGCCGTCATCCGCATGGCGCGCACCCCCACCTTCCGTGACCGCGTTGCGGGTCTGCGCAGCATCACCCTGGTCGAGGGACCTCGCAGCTCTGTGACCTTCTCGCGCAACGGCGACCTGCGCGTCGTCGTCGATCCGCGTCAGGGACAGGCCGGACGACCGTCGTCGTCCAGCATCATCCGCGCCGTCGCTCCGCGCGAGTAG
- a CDS encoding DUF952 domain-containing protein has product MTDTTAYKIIDAAEWREAMAEGVYAGSAVDIADGYIHLSTAAQLDETARKHYAGRQNLMLLAVDLAALEGKVVWEESRGGARFPHIYGDLPVSAVTEARPFTVPA; this is encoded by the coding sequence ATGACCGACACGACCGCCTACAAGATCATCGACGCCGCCGAGTGGCGCGAGGCCATGGCCGAGGGCGTCTATGCCGGGTCCGCCGTCGATATCGCCGACGGTTACATTCATCTCTCGACCGCCGCACAGCTGGATGAGACGGCCCGCAAACACTACGCCGGGCGCCAAAACCTGATGCTGCTCGCCGTCGATCTGGCGGCTCTTGAGGGCAAGGTCGTCTGGGAGGAATCGCGCGGCGGCGCCCGCTTCCCCCACATCTACGGCGACCTTCCGGTGTCGGCGGTGACCGAAGCCAGACCCTTCACGGTTCCCGCCTGA
- a CDS encoding methyltransferase domain-containing protein, with product MRRAIEDLRTFYGEPTGALVRRLLARRLDDAWGEAPGCDVLGIGYATPWLEAFVGARRVVAAMPSGQGVEHWPAVGRNRTLLVDDKRLPFPAGAFDRVLLVHALEESDDPAQLLTEAVRALAPAGRIILAAAARGGMWARAEATPFGHGRPFTRGQLERLVRAAGLEPTAWSQTLYVPPWTPLLGLADGFEQVGRRIAPGFAGVILLEATRQAYARIRPSGSAQRVRAGAPGLQPQPVTRGPVTHRVDRDAEPG from the coding sequence ATGCGTCGCGCCATCGAAGACTTGCGAACCTTCTACGGCGAGCCGACCGGCGCCCTGGTGCGTCGGCTCCTGGCCCGGCGTCTGGATGACGCCTGGGGCGAGGCGCCGGGCTGTGATGTCCTGGGGATCGGCTACGCCACGCCTTGGCTGGAGGCCTTCGTCGGCGCGCGTCGCGTCGTCGCCGCCATGCCCTCGGGACAGGGGGTCGAACACTGGCCCGCCGTGGGCCGCAACCGCACCCTGCTGGTCGACGACAAGCGCCTTCCCTTCCCGGCCGGCGCCTTCGATCGCGTTCTTCTGGTCCATGCGCTGGAGGAATCCGACGACCCTGCCCAACTGCTGACCGAGGCGGTCCGCGCCCTGGCCCCAGCAGGCCGCATCATCCTGGCCGCCGCCGCGCGGGGCGGGATGTGGGCGCGCGCGGAGGCCACCCCCTTCGGCCACGGCCGCCCTTTCACACGAGGCCAGCTGGAACGGCTGGTGCGGGCGGCAGGGCTCGAACCCACCGCCTGGTCCCAGACCCTCTACGTCCCGCCGTGGACGCCGCTTTTGGGTCTGGCCGACGGCTTCGAACAGGTCGGTCGCCGTATCGCGCCGGGGTTCGCGGGCGTCATCCTGCTGGAAGCCACGCGGCAGGCCTACGCCCGAATCCGCCCCTCGGGCTCGGCCCAGCGCGTGCGCGCCGGGGCGCCCGGCCTCCAGCCCCAGCCCGTGACGCGCGGTCCCGTCACGCACAGGGTGGATAGAGACGCCGAACCCGGCTAA